The genome window GCATCGCTGTGTGAACGCTTATCCAGATCGACAAAGCCCCAGAAGGTCAGCACCGGGCGGCCGTTTACCAGATAAACATATTGACGATCGGGGAACTGGAAGGCTTTGCTAAGCAGAGCGCCAAAGAGTTTAAGCGCTGGCTTGTCCGCGCTAAGCGCGCGTTGGCTTATGGCGGTCAGTGTTTGTTGATAGCTTTCCAGTTCGGCCAGCGCCTGACGACGCTCACTTTCGCTGGCGTTAAGCCAGGATTTTACCCGGCCATTAAAAGGGGCGTACCAGTCCAGTCGGTCGCCGCGCTCGTTGGTCTGCGGGATCGCCAGACAATCGGCAAGTTTCTGCTGCTTGCGCAGGCGCAGAGTTTCGCGCAACTGAAGCGCAGAAAGGTAAACCGGCTGACCATTCTCACCTAAAGCAAGTACGGCATCCAAATTCCCACTGCGTAAAAATGTTTTTGCCACCTGTAAGGGCCCTTATTTGACGCTGCCAGAGGCAGAAAATCGTATGGTATCCGCTATTCGAATGATCTTATCTTTACATGAGATAAATCAAACGCCGGAAAAGAGCGCGTATTTGATTGATATTCCCCTTGCAAAGGCAAGCAGCACAGAAAATGCGACAGGTGGCTGTAAAATAAGGCATCAGGAGGCCCTGCCGTTGCCTGGAAAACGCGCAGTTGATCATCACAACAGCCGGGGCGCGTTCATCATCAGGAACAATAAATCGTATTCGCCATGCTCACCAGAAACAATCCTCTCTCGCGGCACGCCTTTTCGCAGCGCAACCTTTTTATCAACATGCTCTGTCCCTGTCCCTGTCCCTGAGTAACTATAGATGAATGTTAACAAAGTGGAAATTATCTAAAAAAATCAGGCTTACGGCTTAATTGCGCTCATTTTAGGAAAAATCTTAAACGGCAATTCTTATTATGTTTTTACGGGTTAATTATTAATTAAAACAATTGCAGGCTGAGCAGTTTTATCAGACAGAGGCGCTTTTAAGGGAAAGCAAAATAGTTGCACTTCGTTACTGAGCTTCTACATTTAATAACGTTGTTACGCTTACTTATCTCCTGCTGGGAGAGTGAGTTGCCCCCTTTAATGTTAAGAAAAGAGGAATTGTTATGACTCAGTATCGTGGTGGTGCAGGTAATTTCGCAAACGATCGGCAGCGTGCCTCCGAGGCTGGCAAAAAAGGCGGTCAGCGTAGCGGGGGCAACTTCAAGAATAACCCGCAGAAAGCTTCCGAAGCTGGGCGCAAAGGCGGCCAGAACAGCCATGGTGGAGGGCGCAAACCAGCAGAGTAACGCCCACGGCAATTCCATTTTTTTACGCCTCTTCACTCCGGCATAATTTGTATAATTATGTCGGAGTGATTTTTTCTCCCGGCTGTTTTGCTATTAACTGACTCTTTATGGTTAATCGCCTTATTCAATTATTGTTTCCATGATGAATATTTCGCAGGGTAATAACCCTCTGGTAATTTAATTGTTTGTTCATTCGACAAGCAAGTGATGATCAAGCGGCAAACGCCCATACCTGGACAAGAAATAACAAGCCTGTACAACTATTTCCATTACCACTGAACGCGCACGTTAAATAAACGCTTGTTCTTATTAGCGAAGCCGATGAGCCGATAATATCAGCCATACCAGCATTCCTGTTAATAAACCCCAGAATGGCGCGCCTGTACCCGCCAGCGAAATGCCGGAAGCGGTCACTAAAAAGGTGACCATGGCCGCATCACGTGTCTCTTCCTGATGCAGCGCTCGCTGAATACTGCTGGTCAGCGTGTTCAACAGCGCCAGCCCGGCAAGGATATGAATCAGCGCCATCGGCAGGGCGGTTAACAGCAGACCCACTGCACCGCCAAACAGGCCCGCCAGCAGATAAAAAATGCCGGCGCAGGCTGAAGCCAGCCAGCGCTTAGTGCGATCGGGATGCACTTCCTCACCCATACAGATAGCGGCGGTAATGGCGGCAAGACAAACGGAAAAGCCGCCGAAAGGCGACAGCAGCAGGGCAATCATGCCGCTCCAGCCAATCAATGGTGAAACCGGCGCGTTATAGCCATGCGCCTGCAGCGTAGCGATGCCCGGCGCATTTTGCGAGGCCATGGTCACCAGGAAAAAAGGCAATCCAGTGCCCAGTAGCGCTGACAGAGAGAACGACGGCATAGTAAACGACGGCCAGCGCAGCGTCAGCAATGGCTGGGCCAGGTGCAGATCGCCGCGCGCCAGCGTCACCAGCAGGCCTGCAAGCAGAGTGATAATAATCGCATAACGCGGCAGCAGCCGACGCGCCAGCAGCCAGCTAACACACATTATTCCGCATAACAGCAGAGCGGTAGGCAGCGCGCCGAAAGCCTGCAGACCGAAGCGCAATAAAATCCCGGCCAGCATGGCAGCGGTAATCGCCTGAGGGATCACTTTCATTAAGCGGGCAAACAGCCCGGTAATGCCGCACAGCACAATTAACAAATTGGTAAAGATAAAAATACCGACTGTTTGTGACAGTGTAACGCCGTCAAGACTGGTTGCCAGCATGGCGGCACCAGGGGTTGACCAGGCAGTCAGGATCGGCTGGCGATACCAGAGAGAAAAGCCAAGGGAGCTGATGCCCATCGCCAGGCCCAGCGCGGTAAACCAGCCACCGATCTCATCCGCACTGACACCGGCAGCGGCGGCAGCCTGATATATAATCGCCGCTGAGCTGGCGTAGCCAATAAGCGTTGCGATAAACCCGGCGATCGCAGCCGGGAAAGCAATCTGACGTGCATGCGGCACCGATAACATAGTATTCTCTCCTGGGCGCTATAACGCACACAGTAGCATTGTGCGTTATAGCGCACAAGATAACTTTCGGGAGGAAAAGGATGCAGGCACTCACGCAACACCTCGCTCAAACGCTAAAAGCCTTACGTGTTCAGCGCCAGTGGAGCCTGACGCAGGCAGCGGAACACAGCGGCGTCAGTAAGGCGATGCTGGGGCAAATTGAACGCGGTGAATCAAGTCCTACGGTTGCCACGCTGTGGAAAATCGCCACCGGCTTTGCCGTGCCGTTTTCGCTGTTTATCACGCCGCCTGAAGCGCCAGCGGAGGTAACGCACTATCGCGACGGTGAACGACCGCCGTTTCAGCAACGCAATGCACAGATGCAGGTCAGGCCGCTGGCTGATTTCGATCCGTTGCTGGGGTTCGATCTGCTGGAAATTACCTTTTCCGCCGGTGCGTTTAGCGAGTCGGCTCCCCACGCGCCAGGGGTAACAGAACATGTGGTGGTGATTTCCGGTACGCTGGAGGTGCGGGTTGCGCAGCAATGGCATCTGTTGAAGCAGGGCGAAGTGCTGCGTTTTAACGCCGACGTGCCGCACGCCTACCGCAATAGCAGCGACCAGCCAGCGTTAATCCACGACCTGATACATTATCCGCGTGCGGGCTAAACGCAGAATTAATTAAATTCCCGGCTCAGCGAAGCGCCCACGCCGTAATTACGTCCTGGCGCTGGTTCGAAGTAGCGGCCATTGCCTTCATTAACAATCACCGAACCCACATAGCGGCGGTCAAACAGATTATCAACGCGGCCAAACAGATCCAGTACCCAGTTCCCGGCGCGGTACTTATAGCCGCCGTTCAGCGCGGTCACCGCATAAGCCGGAGCCTGCTCACTGTTGCTGTCGTTGGCCTGAATCTCACCCATATAACGCAGCTCGGCACCGCCGTACCAGCCGGTTTCCGGCGCATACTCCAGCGCCGCCCAGGCCATATTGCGGGCAATGCCTGGCAGACGATTGCCGCGCGTCACCGGATTTTTGGCGCTGCTGCTGCTGTCACGATAGGTGGCATCCAGCAGTGTCCAGGAGAGCCGCAGTCGCCAGTCAAGGGCAAACTGCTGATCGAGCGCCAGCTCCAGACCGCGTCGCCGCGTCTGCCCGGCATTTTTATAGCTGCTGCGTCCGCCTTCGCTGTTGGCTTTTTGGTATCGGTCTGAAATAGCGCGGCGCTGAACAGACCGTTGCCAATGCGGGTTTTGCTGCCAATCTCCAGCGTATCGCTGGTCGAAGGTTGCAGGAGGTTATTCAGGCCGCCCTGGTCATCGTTGCGATAGGAGAGTTCGGTAATGGTCGGCGACTCGAAACCGCGTCCGGCAGAGGTGTAGATATTCCAGGCATCCGTCAGCGCATATTTCAGCGCGGCGGCAGGCAGCCAGCGGTGATAGCGCGCTTCGCCGCTATCGTCGCCGTTGTTCGTGGTGATGTAGCGATCATTATCATCAAAATTCACCGTGCTGAAGCGCACGCCCGCGTCCAGCGTCAGCTCAGGCGTAAGTTGCCAGGAGGTCTGCAGATAAGGATCGAGGTTCCACATCAGGTTGCGCTCGTTGCGGCGCAGGTTGCCCTTATGACCAAAAGCTGGCGCGCCGTTTTGCATAATGAAGTTTTCATAGCCTTTGCGGCGTTCGCTCATGGTTTCGTAATCAACCCCACCGGTGAACGTTACAGGGATCGCGCCGACGGCGTCACGATGCGTCCAGCGCGCATCGATGCCCTGATAGTGACGGGTTAAATCAATCACGCCGCCGGCATGGGTCGGTCTCAGCTGCGGCGCGCGCGGGATCGACTGATACTGCACCGTTTCACGTTCGCCCGCCCACGCCATCAGGCGGAGGTCATCGTTTTCGCTCATTTGACGTTCATAGCGCTGCCCGGCCTGCGTTTGCTTTGTGGTTTTGCGCGTATTGTACTCTTCCGCGCGCGGAGACTGCCGCGGGTTATCGTGCCATTCTGCGTTGGTGAGGCCACCAGCGTCCTGGGCTTTGATATTCACGCTGTTAAACAGCAGCGTTAAGGTACTGACATCATCAATACGCACCCCCAGCCGCGCGTTGCCGAGATTCTTTTGCGCGCTGCTGTGATCGCGGTAACCGTGGGTGCTAAAACGGGTTGTGGAAACCGCATAGTCAACATCACCCGCCTCACTGCCGTCGCCGGTTGCGCCCTGTGCCTTCAGGCCGTAGCGCCAGCTACCGAAGCTGCCATAATAGCTACTGGCCTCAATGCTGGCGGGCTGGCTGCCTTTCAGGGTATCAATGTTGATGACGCCGCCCGAGGCGTTGCCGTACAGCGCGGAAAAGGGACCACGCAGCACTTCCACGCGATCCACCGAGTTGAGATCGATATTAGACGTTTGGCCCTGACCGTCCGGCATCGTTGCCGGGATGCCATCGACATAAATACGCATACCGCGCACGCCATAGGTAGAGCGCGAGCCAAACCCGCGAATCGAAATCTGCAAATCCTGCGCATAGTTCTGTCTGTTCTGGATTTGTACGCCAGGAAGGCCGGAGAGATTCTCCGACAGATTAACGCGCGGCGCGGCCAGACGCAGATCGTCGCCGTTGATCACGCTCACGGCAGCTGGCGTGTCCAGTTCGGAAAGGCCGCCAGGGGAGGCGCTCACCACCAGGGTAGATTCATCGCTGGCCGCTGCGCAGATGCAGCTAAAAACCAGCAGGGTGGGTGCCGCTATAAAGCGGGCAGAACAGGGAGAAAGGATGATTTTCATAAAGGCGTCCTGCGGCAGAAATAATTGATAACGTTCCGTAACATCTGTGTTTAAGCCTGGCAGCCCGGTCATATTTTGCAAAAAGCGTTAATAAAATATTTCAGGCCAGCGGTGACAAATCACGTGCGAACCGCTGCAATGCTGCAGAAGCAGCTGATAATCTGGCTGATATAAAACGAGACTATTATCAGGACCCAGGTCAGTATTAACCGACATTTATCAAGAAGGATTTACACCATGAATCAACGTCCCGCGGTAGCGGTATTGGGATTAGGCGCCATGGGGCATGCTTTCGCTGCTAACCTGGTAAAGAAAGAATTTCAGGTAGCAGGCTGGAACCGCACCCGGGCACGCGGTGAGGATCTGGCGGCGGCTGGCATGCAGCTGTGTGATGAGCCGCAGCAGGCGGCAGAACAGGCAGAGGTTGTGCTGGCGATGCTGTCAGACGGCGCAACCACCGAACGCGTTTTGCAACAAATAATGCCAGCGTTAAAGCCCAACGCTATTTTCTGCCAGATGGGCACCATCGGTGTGGAAACCACCGATAAACTCATTTCTCAGCTGGCGGCGGCGCGCCCGGATGTGGTCTATATCGATGCGCCGGTTTCCGGCACCAAAGCGCCCGCAGAAAACGCGCAGATCCTGGTGCTGGCCAGCGGCGATCGTCAGCGTGCGGCGCGCCTGGAGCCCGTGTTTGCCGCTATCAGCAAGGGCGCGCGTTGGTTGGGTGAAGCGGGCGCCGGTTCGCGAATGAAACTGGTGGTAAACGCCTGGCTGATTAGCATGATGCAGGGGCTGGCGGAAAGTACCAGCCTGGCGCAGCAGTTTGGTTTTACCCCTGACGAACTCTGGTCTGTACTGGAAGGCGGGCCGTTAGCGGCACCCTATGCAAAGGTAAAGCTGGAGACCATCAGGGGCGGCGACTATACGCCCCAAATGCAGCTGGTCTGGGCGCTTAAAGATGCGCAGCTGGCGCTGAGCGCGGCGGAAGATCAGTCTATGCCGGGGCTACAGAATATTGCTCAGCTCTGGCAGCAGGCGGTGGAAGCGGGCTATGGCGAGCAGGATCTTGCGGTGATTTATCGGTTTTTGACCGGCAAAGAGTAAAGCCTGTCTGGCAGAAGCGGGCCGTAGCCCGCTCTGTTAACCCATTTACTCTGCTTTTTGATACTGCGCCAGCGTTGCTTTTTTACAGGCGGCGGCATCTTTAAGATTACTTTTCTTCACATCGTCAGGCAGCTTGATATAAGCATCCGCTACCTTTTCCGCCTCATCCTGATTAAATTCAGGCGTGTTCATGCCATAAGGAGCCGAACCGCGCATCACCATATCTTTAAGCTTCTGCACATACTCTTCCTGTGATGCGCCCGCTGCTTGCTGTTCGGCGGTGATGGTACAGAGTCCCGCAATATAGGATTGCGCTTCGCTGCTTGCTTCATCTGCTGCCTGTGCCACGCCGCAGCTTGCCATCAATAGCAGTATCGCCAGTCGCTTTTTCATTATTGCTCCTTTTTGCCTTGTTAAATCGTTACTTAAGCATAGCTGAGATATGTTTTTACGGAACGGGGCGCTGCTCGTAACGCTGATAAGCTGTTGCCATAAAAGCCTGGCGGAACAGCCTCTGTACAAATTCAATCCATGACGGAGGCCAGAGTAAAGTTCTTCAACTGCCGATTCACCTGCTGATGCTGCGATCCGCATTAACGCGCGTTTGCCAGGCGCTGACCGGTAAGTTTTGCGGCGACGAAGCGGGTTAATTTCATATTTGCCTCTTTTTTATTAACAACGTCCAGATTATTGAAATGTATAGATTTTTCTAAACGCTTTGCCCAGCCGCCGCTGCGTCTTGACAATCTCTTGCGTGAGATAAGTCTCAGAAATCGATTACAGGGATCCCCAAATTTTTTGAGCGTTCATAGTTAAGGGATGTTTTTCACCGAAGGAGGGAAAAAAATTGTCCTGGTTATCTGAAGATGTAGAGCATGACTCCGAGTTTTTGGCGTTGGTGGGTCGGGCTGTCTTAGCGTTAGCACAGGAAAGGCGGGCATTAAGTTACGATGCGCTCTGTTCGCGTTTGGGCGGTCTGGCCGATAACGCGGACGACGACGAAATGATTATTAGTTGTTGGCGAGCGCGTCAGCTGTTAAAAAACAGCGTGGGATTAGTCAAATAAAATGAATGGATGCCTCGCGCACCTGGCATTAAACCCCGCGCCAGAAATCAGCTATAAGATAAGCATCGTTTTCACCAGGAAGAAATTATGCCGTTTGATCTTCACGCTTATCTGGCGCGTATCGGTTTTACCGGCGCGACGCGCCCTTCATTAACGACACTGGCACAGCTGCATCAGGCGCATGTATGCGCTATACCCTTTGAAAACCTGGATGTGCTTCTTGATCGCCCGATTCATCTTGAAACCGAAGCGATTCAGGAGAAGCTGGTCGTAGCGCGGCGTGGTGGTTACTGCTATGAGCAGAACGCGCTGTTTCTGCTGGCGCTGCAGCAAATGGGTTTCGATGCACGCGGGCTGGCGGCCAGAGTCGTTATTGCCCAGCCGCCGTCCGTGCCGCCGCGTACCCATATGTTGCTGCTGGTGCAACTGGAAGAGGATTTCTGGATTGCCGATGTAGGCTTTGGCGGCCCGACGCTGAGCGCGCCGATTCGCCTGCAGGCAGATCGCGTGCAGACCACGCCGCACGGCGAATATCAATTGCAGTCGCTGGGTGAAGAGTGGCTGCTGTGCCAGCGGCGTAATCAGGAGTGGCTGCCGCTTTATCGCTTCGATCTGGTGACGCAGTATCCTTCCGATTACCTGATGGCCAGTCATTTCGTCTCGACCTGGCCGCATTCTCACTTTCGGCATCATCTGCTGGCGGCACGTTATCTGCCGGACGGCGGTCAGCTGTCGCTGGAGAACCGACGTTTTAGCCGCTATGGCGTGCAGCCGGAGAGGCGCACGCTGGATGATTTGCGCGCGCTTTATCAGCTGTTGCAGGATGAGTTCCGCCTTGGGGTTAAGCATTCGCTGTATGGCGTGAGCGAAGAGGCGTTTATCGAAGCAATGACGCGGCTGGAGAAGGCGCAATAAGCGTCCTTGCTGAGCCTGGCTATACTTATCAACCTGAATGCCATACAGGAGGAATTATGCCCGATAATCGTAACCAGGACTTGATGCCCTATAACCTTTTCTACTGCGACGGCACCATACTGGCGCAGAATATCGATGGCCACGTTATCGAACTGGGCCAGGCGAACGTGCATGATGGGCTGATCGGGTATCAAATTGACGGCAGCGATCTGCATGGCGAAAACTACAGCGCGCCGGAAGAATTACTGGAAGATTTAGGCGAGCAGCTCGACTTCCTGTTTCTTGACGGGCAGTTTACCAGCCTGCCGGACGTGAGCGAACGCTGGCTGGACAGGCTGGAAGATGCGCCGGTACAGCTGATTAGCCTGCATGAGCTGGATAGCGGCACCGAAGATGAAGATCCTGTGTCGATTAGCGATGAAGATCCTGGCGTCCGTAATGAGTGATCGCGCCGCACCGCCATTGATTTCACCTGACGAGCAGGTGGTGCTGTATGACGGCACCTGCCGGCTCTGTAACGGCTGGGTGAATTTCCTGCTACGCTACGATAAATATCATACGGTGAGGCTGGCGGCGGTGCAGAGCGAGCAGGGCAAAGCGCTGCTGCGCTGGGCAGGGCTCTCTACAGAAAACATCAGTACGATTGTGCTGATTAGGCAGGGGAAAGTTTATCTGCGCGCCGAAGCCATATTTCGTGTCATGGCCGGGCTGCCCTGGCCGTGGCGTATCCTGGCGCTGTTGCGTCTGCTGCCTGCGACACTTAGCAACCGCTGCTATGATGTGATCGCCAGCAATCGCTACCGGCTCTTTGGGCGTTACGACAATGTCCAGTCTCTCATCGCGGATCATCCGCAACGCTTTCTCGACCGCTGAACCCCGGGCAAAAAAACGGCATCCGAAGATGCCGCTACTGTTTTTTTGCGGGTGGGCCTTAGCCGACCGGCTGAGTACGGATCAGGTAATCAAACGCGCTCAGTGAGGCTTTTGCGCCTTCGCCGCTGGCGATGATGATCTGCTTGTACGGTACCGTGGTGCAGTCACCGGCAGCAAAGATGCCTTTCACGCTGGTTTCGCATTTCGCGTCGATCATGATTTCGCCCATCTGGTTGCGCTCAATGGTGCCATCCAGCCAGGTGGTGTTCGGCAGCAAACCAATCTGTACGAAAATACCGGCAACGTCCAGCTGATGAACCGTGTCGTTTACGCGGTCTTTGTATTCCAGGCTGGTCAGCTTGCTGCCGTCGCCTTTCACTTCCAGCGTTTGCGCATTAAGAATAATGTCCACGTTCTGCAGGCTGCGTACTTTTTCCTGCAGCACGGCATCCGCTTTCATCGCGGGAGCAAATTCCAGCAGGGTAACGTGTTCAACGATGCCTGCCAGATCGATCGCCGCTTCAACGCCGGAGTTACCGCCACCAATAACCGCAACGCGTTTGCCTTTGTACAGCGGGCCGTCACAGTGCGGGCAGTAGGTAACGCCACGGGTGCGGTACTGCTCTTCGCCTGGCACGTTCATGTTACGCCAGCGTGCGCCGGTCGCCACGATAATGCTGCGCGATTTCAGCTCAGCGCCGGAGGCGGTTTTAATGGTATGCAGGCCGCCTTCAACGCTGGCCGGGATCAGCTTGCTGGCGCTCTGGCTGTCGATAACATCGATAGCATATTCGCTTACGTGCGCTTTCAGTGCGCCGGCCAGTTTAGAACCTTCGGTTTTCGGTACGGAGATATAGTTTTCGATATCCACCGTATCCAGCACCTGTCCGCCAAAGCGTTCGCCCAGCAGAGCAGTACGAATGCCTTTACGCGCCGAGTAAATCGCTGCCGCTGCGCCCGCCGGGCCGCTGCCGACAATCAGCACATCGTAAGCGTCACGCTTATTCAGCTCTTCCGCCGCGCGTTTATCAGCGTTAACGTCCACTTTGCTGACGATCTCCGCCAGACTCATGCGGCCCTGACCAAACTCTTTACCGTTAAGGAATACCGCAGGAACGCCCATCACATTGCGATCCTGGATTTCGCTCTGGAATACGCCGCCGTCGATCGCTGTATGGCTGATGCGCGGATTCAGAATCGCCATCAGGTTCAGCGCCTGTACCACGTCAGGGCAGTTATGGCAGGAAAGCGAGTAATAGGTTTCAAAATGCAGGTCGTCATCCAGCTGGCGGATCTGATCCAGCAGCGCCTGCGTCTCTTTTGACGGATGTCCGCCGGTCTGCAGCAGTGCCAGCACCAGCGAAGTAAATTCGTGACCCAGCGGCGAACCGGCAAAACGCGGGCCGGTAGTGTTGCCTGGGTTAGTAATCAGGAATGAGGGTTTACGCTCCGGCAGGGTGTTGTCTTCACGGAACGTTACTTTTTCAGACAGCTCCGCAATCTCAGTCAGCAACTCTTTGATTTCAGCAGACTTGGCGCCGTCATCCAGCGTAGCGATTAACTCAACAGGCTTGGTTAATTTCTCAAGATAGGCCTTGAGTTGGTTTTTCATCGTGGTGTCGAGCATGAGGGTCTCCAGGCAAAAAATCGGGTGCCGCAGCACCCGATGAAAATATAAAGAGCGAGGCTAACTTAGATTTTGCCAACCAGGTCCAGAGACGGAGCCAGCGTTGCTTCGCCTTCTTTCCATTTTGCAGGGCACACTTCGCCCGGGTGGCTGGCAACGTACTGAGCTGCCTTCACTTTACGCAGCAGGTCAGAGGCGTCACGGCCGATACCTTCAGCAGTGATTTCTACTGCCTGGATGATACCTTCCGGGTCAACGATAAAGGTACCGCGGTCAGCCAGACCCTGATCTTCGCGCATGATGTCGAAGTTACGGGTCAGCGCGCCGGTCGGGTCGCCGATCATCGCGTACTGGATTTTCGCGATGGTTTCAGAGCTGCCGTGCCAGGCTTTGTGCGTGAAGTGGGTATCAGTAGAAACAGAGTAAATGTCTACGCCCATTTTCTGGAATTCTGCGTAGTGGTCAGCCACGTCACCCAGTTCAGTCGGGCAAACGAAGGTGAAGTCAGCCGGGTAAAAGAAGAATACGCTCCATTTACCTTCAACGTCTTTCTCAGTCACTTCGATGAACTCACCGTTTTTGAACGCGCTGTTTTTAAACGGTTTGATTTTGGTGTTAATGATAGACATCAGTTACTCCTTCATATTGGTTAGCGTGAAAGTTACCGAAAAATGTGATTGAGATCTAATGCGTATCCATTATTGAATCAATAAGTAAAACCTAACAACAGCTAAGGCATTACTTATTATGGATAAATTCTGCTCTCAACCCTATGTGCTTCGGCAGCTCAGGCGCTGCAACACTCTGACAGATAGCCATTACGCTGCGTTTGATTTATACAGGGTTTCCCTGTTTGGGCCAGCAGGATAACGACACTGCATGACCGGCGTCATCATACGTTGTTCATGGCCTGACAATCCAGCCCGATAAAAACGCATAAATAAACCAGTAGTCAATGGTTCGTGGTCATCTTCAGATTAACGGATAACCTAACCGGGTTTTCTACTCTCTCTCCTGCAGCCAGCACCCCTTACAGCAACAGGCAGCAGCATAATCCGCCTTTTCAACTGCCTGATGATTAATCAATGATGCTAATGTTACCGGTAAAGTTGCCGATAAGTGTGATGTTTATCACTTTATTTGAGGGAGCTATGTCCTTTTTCAGCCGTATCAAAACATCCACCTTTCTGATTTGCTGTATCGCTCTGTTTGGCCTGCTGCAATTCGCTTCCGGCGGACTGTTTCTTAATTCACTTAGCAATGACAAGGAAAATTTCTTTACCGCCACCACGGCCAATGACAAGGTCACTGCGCTGACCAACGCCTGGTATGCGCTGAACGCGGTGCGTTCCGATGCTAACCGCATCGTTATTTGGATCCAGCAGGAAGGCCCAGCCAGCGCAAAAGTGCCTGGGATGATCCAACACGGACGCCAACAGCTGCAGGAAGCAGAGCGCTGGTATCAGGAGTATCAGTCTGGCGCGCCGTTGAAACAGCTTGACCCGCATCTGACCGCTGAACTTAACGCCAGCTATAAAGCTTACTCGACGCTGTTGCAGCAACTGATGGACACGGCGGATACGCACAGCCTGGCTGCAATGTTTGCCATTAATGCCGCGCCGAAACAGCAGGCGATGCTGGAAGATTACGAGCGCTGGCGCAGCGCGGTCAATCATCTGACCAGTCAGGCGGCTGAGGACAGCAGCCAACATTTCCAGCGAATGGAAATGTTGCTGGCAGGCGTGATGCTGCTGGTATTAGCCTGCGTTGCGCTCAGCTGGCGTGTGTTGCAGCGCGTGCTGTTGCAGCCGCTCACTGCCGCGCTTAATCATATTGATGCGATTGAACATGGCGATCTCACGCAGCCGGTGAAAATAGATCCGCTGGCGCGAACTGAAATGGGGCGACTGCATAATGGCCTGGCGCGTATGCAACAGGCGCTGGTCAATACCGTCAGCAACGTGCGCAGCGGCTCTGAAACCATCCTTACCGGCGTTAGCGAAATTGCCGCAGGCAATGCCGATCTCTCATCGCGTACGGAACAGCAGGCCGCTTCACTGGAACAGACGGCAGCCAGCATGGAACAGATTACCGCTACCGTAAAACAGAATGCGGATAATGCGCTGCAGGCATCCAAACTGGCGTTATCGGCGTCAGAGACCGCTGAGAAAGGCGGAGATATTGTTGATGGAGTAATCAAGACCATTTACGACCTGGAAGAAAGCGCGAAGAAAATTGCTGAGATCACCGGCGTTATCGAAAGCATTGCCTTTCAGACCAATATCCTGGCGCTGAATGCTGCGGTAGAGGCGGCACGCGCCGGAGAAAACGGGCGCGGTTTTGCAGTGGTTGCAGGAGAGGTGCGCAATCTGGCCCAGCGCAGCGCGGCAGCGGCCAAAGATATTAAAGGGCTGATTGATGAGTCCTCTTCACGTGTGGAAAAAGGCACAAAGCTGGCGGTTGCCGCTGAAGAGTCGATGGAAGCCATCGTGGTTGGGGTTAAGCAGGTGCGCGATATTATGGATGAAATCTCCTCTGCTTCTGAAGAGCAAAGCCGTGGCATC of Pantoea alhagi contains these proteins:
- a CDS encoding general stress protein, whose amino-acid sequence is MTQYRGGAGNFANDRQRASEAGKKGGQRSGGNFKNNPQKASEAGRKGGQNSHGGGRKPAE
- a CDS encoding benzoate/H(+) symporter BenE family transporter encodes the protein MLSVPHARQIAFPAAIAGFIATLIGYASSAAIIYQAAAAAGVSADEIGGWFTALGLAMGISSLGFSLWYRQPILTAWSTPGAAMLATSLDGVTLSQTVGIFIFTNLLIVLCGITGLFARLMKVIPQAITAAMLAGILLRFGLQAFGALPTALLLCGIMCVSWLLARRLLPRYAIIITLLAGLLVTLARGDLHLAQPLLTLRWPSFTMPSFSLSALLGTGLPFFLVTMASQNAPGIATLQAHGYNAPVSPLIGWSGMIALLLSPFGGFSVCLAAITAAICMGEEVHPDRTKRWLASACAGIFYLLAGLFGGAVGLLLTALPMALIHILAGLALLNTLTSSIQRALHQEETRDAAMVTFLVTASGISLAGTGAPFWGLLTGMLVWLILSAHRLR
- a CDS encoding helix-turn-helix domain-containing protein, producing MQALTQHLAQTLKALRVQRQWSLTQAAEHSGVSKAMLGQIERGESSPTVATLWKIATGFAVPFSLFITPPEAPAEVTHYRDGERPPFQQRNAQMQVRPLADFDPLLGFDLLEITFSAGAFSESAPHAPGVTEHVVVISGTLEVRVAQQWHLLKQGEVLRFNADVPHAYRNSSDQPALIHDLIHYPRAG
- a CDS encoding NAD(P)-dependent oxidoreductase — its product is MNQRPAVAVLGLGAMGHAFAANLVKKEFQVAGWNRTRARGEDLAAAGMQLCDEPQQAAEQAEVVLAMLSDGATTERVLQQIMPALKPNAIFCQMGTIGVETTDKLISQLAAARPDVVYIDAPVSGTKAPAENAQILVLASGDRQRAARLEPVFAAISKGARWLGEAGAGSRMKLVVNAWLISMMQGLAESTSLAQQFGFTPDELWSVLEGGPLAAPYAKVKLETIRGGDYTPQMQLVWALKDAQLALSAAEDQSMPGLQNIAQLWQQAVEAGYGEQDLAVIYRFLTGKE
- a CDS encoding arylamine N-acetyltransferase family protein, which produces MPFDLHAYLARIGFTGATRPSLTTLAQLHQAHVCAIPFENLDVLLDRPIHLETEAIQEKLVVARRGGYCYEQNALFLLALQQMGFDARGLAARVVIAQPPSVPPRTHMLLLVQLEEDFWIADVGFGGPTLSAPIRLQADRVQTTPHGEYQLQSLGEEWLLCQRRNQEWLPLYRFDLVTQYPSDYLMASHFVSTWPHSHFRHHLLAARYLPDGGQLSLENRRFSRYGVQPERRTLDDLRALYQLLQDEFRLGVKHSLYGVSEEAFIEAMTRLEKAQ
- a CDS encoding thiol-disulfide oxidoreductase DCC family protein; amino-acid sequence: MSDRAAPPLISPDEQVVLYDGTCRLCNGWVNFLLRYDKYHTVRLAAVQSEQGKALLRWAGLSTENISTIVLIRQGKVYLRAEAIFRVMAGLPWPWRILALLRLLPATLSNRCYDVIASNRYRLFGRYDNVQSLIADHPQRFLDR
- the ahpF gene encoding alkyl hydroperoxide reductase subunit F: MLDTTMKNQLKAYLEKLTKPVELIATLDDGAKSAEIKELLTEIAELSEKVTFREDNTLPERKPSFLITNPGNTTGPRFAGSPLGHEFTSLVLALLQTGGHPSKETQALLDQIRQLDDDLHFETYYSLSCHNCPDVVQALNLMAILNPRISHTAIDGGVFQSEIQDRNVMGVPAVFLNGKEFGQGRMSLAEIVSKVDVNADKRAAEELNKRDAYDVLIVGSGPAGAAAAIYSARKGIRTALLGERFGGQVLDTVDIENYISVPKTEGSKLAGALKAHVSEYAIDVIDSQSASKLIPASVEGGLHTIKTASGAELKSRSIIVATGARWRNMNVPGEEQYRTRGVTYCPHCDGPLYKGKRVAVIGGGNSGVEAAIDLAGIVEHVTLLEFAPAMKADAVLQEKVRSLQNVDIILNAQTLEVKGDGSKLTSLEYKDRVNDTVHQLDVAGIFVQIGLLPNTTWLDGTIERNQMGEIMIDAKCETSVKGIFAAGDCTTVPYKQIIIASGEGAKASLSAFDYLIRTQPVG